One window of Nymphaea colorata isolate Beijing-Zhang1983 chromosome 1, ASM883128v2, whole genome shotgun sequence genomic DNA carries:
- the LOC116251578 gene encoding phosphatidate phosphatase PAH1-like, with protein sequence MEIRALFPSDYNPFYAGFGNRDTDELSYRKIGIPKGKIFIINPKGEVAIDNCVDSRSYCSLHTLVNDMFPPTSPEQPVLQCT encoded by the exons atg GAAATAAGAGCTCTATTTCCTTCTGACTACAACCCATTTTATGCTGGATTTGGGAACAGAGACACTGATGAGCTCAGCTACAGGAAGATTGGTataccaaaaggaaaaatatttattataaatcCCAAG GGTGAAGTGGCCATTGATAATTGCGTTGATTCAAGGTCATATTGTTCTTTGCATACGCTAGTGAATGATATGTTCCCCCCAACGTCTCCGGAGCAG